In Phacochoerus africanus isolate WHEZ1 chromosome 1, ROS_Pafr_v1, whole genome shotgun sequence, the following are encoded in one genomic region:
- the LOC125110894 gene encoding basic proline-rich protein-like: protein MTSRGTPDQRPHPVAPTPPGTRASGPPTPASKPWEARRALLTPHYPRRHRRAALGATRPCLLPRPHREPGPHLCPPPPPPPLARSPRQCRRRSEPHTHRYTQPSDVTEPSARPRHCGDTLLPADAAAVSGRPGESEGGGAEGGREGEEQSQQRHRARGPAAAAAAASRLLAPRGRAHRLAYCGSKGLSWPVVWRARPSPQARAPPGARPALLAPRAVWAAGARRFAQPAVWPPPPRPRPTRCSVVTGQTRGRPGRSVAALQGKWGQGGREVHCARPQSAGRRQGRPGRGHRPRSGTGDPPPCGGRSWAAPPRRQPGGGRPAAPPLRALRAGAAPPPPRGLPPEGRPASCPRCAPPHPGGPRLAWAASAQTPSRG from the exons ATGACCAGCCGGGGGACACCCGACCAGCGCCCCCACCCCGTGGCCCCAACCCCACCCGGGACCCGCGCATCCGGACCCCCGACTCCGGCCTCCAAGCCCTGGGAAGCCCGACGAGCTTTGTTAACTCCCCACTACCCCCGGCGCCACCGTCGGGCGGCCCTTGGGGCCACGCGCCCTTGCCTCCTGCCGCGTCCCCACCGCGAGCCCGGGCCGCACCTgtgcccgccgccgccgccgccgccgctcgccCGCTCCCCTCGGCAGTGCCGGCGCCGCTCCGAACCCCACACACATCGCTACACACAGCCCTCTGACGTCACCGAGCCCTCGGCCCGCCCACGTCACTGCGGAGACACACTGCTTCCCGCAGACGCCGCCGCCGTCTCCGGCCGCCCGGGGGAGAGCGAGGGCggcggggcggagggggggagggagggagaggaacagAGCCAGCAGCGGCACCGCGCGCGcgggcccgccgccgccgccgccgccgcctcgcgGCTCCTAGCCCCGCGGGGACGCGCGCACCGTCTGGCCTATTGTGGTTCCAAAGGGCTCTCCTGGCCCGTCGTCTGGCGCGcgcgcccctccccccaggcgCGCGCCCCCCCAGGCGCGCGCCCGGCGCTCCTCGCCCCCCGCGCCGTCTGGGCGGCTGGCGCGCGACGCT TCGCCCAGCCGGCTGTCTGGCCGccaccgccccgcccccgccccacccgctGCTCGGTGGTGACGGGCCAGACCCGGGGGCGCCCTGGTCGCTCGGTCGCCGCGCTGCAAGGCAAGTGGGGGCAGGGCGGTCGCGAGGTGCACTGTGCGCGACCCCAGTCTGCCGGGCGGAGACAGGGCCGCCCTGGCCGAGGCCACCGCCCGAGGTCAGGCACGGGCGACCCTCCCCCCTGCGGGGGCCGCAGCTGGGCCGCCCCGCCCCGGAGGCAGCCGGGTGGCGGCCGCCCAGCCGCGCCCCCCTTGAGGGCCCTGCGCGCGGGGGCTGCTCCCCCGCCTCCCCGGGGCCTCCCGCCCGAGGGCCGCCCAGCCAGCTGCCCGCGCTGCGCTCCGCCCCACCCCGGCGGCCCCCGCCTTGCCTGGGCCGCCTCCGCCCAGACGCCTTCCCGGGGCTGA
- the SKIL gene encoding ski-like protein isoform X1, whose amino-acid sequence MENLQTSFSLVQGSNKKLNGMGDDGSPPVKKMMTDIHANGKMIINKMPAVKKEHLDDYEAPMETDEEHVKRTCASVPEPLHLNPSLKHTLAQFHLSSQSSLGGPAAFSARYSQESMSPTVFLPLPSPQVLPGPLLIPSDSSTELTQTVLEGESISCFQVGGEKRLCLPQVLNSVLREFSLQQINTVCDELYIYCSRCTSDQLHILKVLGILPFNAPSCGLITLTDAQRLCNALLRPRTFPQNGSILPAKNSLAQLKETGSAFEVEHECLGKCQGLFAPQFYVQPDAPCIQCLECCGMFAPQTFVMHSHRSPDKRTCHWGFESAKWHCYLHVNQKYLGTPEEKKLKIILEEMKEKFSMRNGKRTQSKIDASPGMELQSWYPVIKQEGDHVSQTHSFLHPSYYLYMCDKVVAPNVSLTSAVSQPKEVTKTEASRSIPRQSEKPHSSGKHPKTVSYPDVSLEEQEKMDLKTNRELYSRLDPSVSNNSTSKKKPESTTCCLARDASKAGNDCDAAASSPLLVKDVICEDDKGKIMEEVMRTYVKQQEKLNSILQKKQQLQMEVEMLSSSKAMKELTEEQQNLQKELESLQNEHAQRMEEFYVEQKDLEKKLEQVMKQKCTCDSNLEKDKEAEYAAQLAELRQRLDHAEADRQELQDELRQEREARQKLEMMIKELKLQILKSSKTAKE is encoded by the exons ATGGAAAACCTACAGACAAGTTTTTCCTTGGTTCAGGGCTCAAATAAAAAACTGAATGGGATGGGAGATGATGGCAGTCCTCCAGTGAAAAAAATGATGACAGAcattcatgcaaatggaaaaatgataataaacaaGATGCCAGCAGTAAAGAAGGAACACTTGGATGACTATGAAGCACCAATGGAAACTGATGAAGAGCATGTCAAgcgaacctgtgcctctgtgcCTGAACCTTTACATTTAAATCCCAGTTTGAAACATACCTTGGCACAATTCCATTTAAGTAGTCAGAGCTCTCTGGGTGGACCAGCAGCGTTTTCTGCTCGGTATTCCCAAGAAAGCATGTCACCTACTGTATTTCTGCCTCTTCCATCTCCTCAGGTTCTTCCTGGTCCACTACTTATCCCTTCTGATAGCTCCACAGAACTCACCCAGACTGTGTTGGAAGGGGAGTCTATTTCTTGTTTTCAGGTTGGAGGAGAAAAGAGACTTTGTTTGCCCCAAGTTTTAAATTCAGTTCTTCGAGAATTTTCACTCCAGCAAATAAATACAGTGTGTGATGAATTGTACATCTATTGTTCGAGGTGTACATCAGACCAACTTCATATCTTAAAAGTTCTGGGAATACTTCCATTCAATGCCCCATCTTGTGGGCTGATCACATTAACTGATGCCCAAAGACTATGTAACGCTTTATTGAGGCCACGCACTTTCCCTCAAAATGGTAGTATACTTCCTGCTAAAAACTCATTGGCCCAGTTAAAGGAAACTGGCAGTGCCTTTGAAGTGGAACATGAATGCCTGGGCAAATGTCAGGGTTTATTTGCACCCCAATTTTATGTTCAGCCTGATGCTCCATGTATTCAGTGTCTGGAGTGCTGTGGAATGTTTGCACCCCAGACGTTTGTGATGCATTCTCACAGATCACCCGACAAAAGGACTTGCCACTGGGGCTTTGAATCAGCCAAATGGCATTGCTATCTTCATGTGAACCAAAAATACTTGGGGACGcctgaagaaaagaaactgaagataattttagaagaaatgaaggagaaatttaGCATGAGGAATGGGAAGAGAACTCAATCcaag ATAGATGCATCACCAGGAATGGAATTACAGTCATGGTATCCAGTTATAAAGCAGGAAGGTGACCATGTTTCTCAGACACATTCATTTTTACATCCCAG CTACTACTTATACATGTGTGATAAAGTGGTTGCCCCAAATGTTTCGCTTACTTCTGCTGTATCCCAGCCTAAAGAGGTCACAAAGACAGAAGCAAGTAGATCCATACCAAGACAGTCAGAGAAGCCTCACAGTAGTGGGAAGCATCCAAAAACAGTGTCTTATCCAGATGTCTCACTGGAGGAACAggaaaaaatggatttaaaaacaaatagagaaTTATATAGTCGCTTAG ATCCATCAGTCTCAAATAATTCTACAAGTAAAAAGAAACCTGAGTCTACTACTTGCTGTTTAGCCAGAGACGCAAGCAAGGCTGGAAATGACTGTGATGCTGCAGCTTCATCTCCACTTCTTGTCAAAGATGTCATTTGTGAGGATGATAAGGGAAAAATCATGGAAGAAGTAATGAGAACTTAtgtaaaacaacaggaaaaactGAACTCAATTTTGCAGAAGAAGCAACAACTTCAGATG GAAGTTGAAATGTTGAGTAGTTCAAAAGCTATGAAGGAACTCACTGAAGAACAGCAGAATTTACAGAAAGAGCTTGAATCTTTGCAGAATGAACATGCTCAAAGAATGGAAGAATTTTACGTTGAACAGaaagatttagagaaaaaattaGAGCAGGTAATGAAGCAAAAATGTACCTGTGACtcaaatttagaaaaagataaagaggcTGAATATGCAGCACAG CTGGCAGAACTGAGACAGAGGTTGGACCACGCTGAGGCTGACAGGCAAGAGCTCCAAGATGAACTTAGACAGGAACGGGAGGCAAGACAGAAGTTAGAGATGATGATAAAAGAGCTAAAGCTGCAAATTTTGAAATCATCAAAGACTGCTAAAGAATAG
- the SKIL gene encoding ski-like protein isoform X2, with protein sequence MENLQTSFSLVQGSNKKLNGMGDDGSPPVKKMMTDIHANGKMIINKMPAVKKEHLDDYEAPMETDEEHVKRTCASVPEPLHLNPSLKHTLAQFHLSSQSSLGGPAAFSARYSQESMSPTVFLPLPSPQVLPGPLLIPSDSSTELTQTVLEGESISCFQVGGEKRLCLPQVLNSVLREFSLQQINTVCDELYIYCSRCTSDQLHILKVLGILPFNAPSCGLITLTDAQRLCNALLRPRTFPQNGSILPAKNSLAQLKETGSAFEVEHECLGKCQGLFAPQFYVQPDAPCIQCLECCGMFAPQTFVMHSHRSPDKRTCHWGFESAKWHCYLHVNQKYLGTPEEKKLKIILEEMKEKFSMRNGKRTQSKIDASPGMELQSWYPVIKQEGDHVSQTHSFLHPSYYLYMCDKVVAPNVSLTSAVSQPKEVTKTEASRSIPRQSEKPHSSGKHPKTVSYPDVSLEEQEKMDLKTNRELYSRLDPSVSNNSTSKKKPESTTCCLARDASKAGNDCDAAASSPLLVKDVICEDDKGKIMEEVMRTYVKQQEKLNSILQKKQQLQMEVEMLSSSKAMKELTEEQQNLQKELESLQNEHAQRMEEFYVEQKDLEKKLEQLAELRQRLDHAEADRQELQDELRQEREARQKLEMMIKELKLQILKSSKTAKE encoded by the exons ATGGAAAACCTACAGACAAGTTTTTCCTTGGTTCAGGGCTCAAATAAAAAACTGAATGGGATGGGAGATGATGGCAGTCCTCCAGTGAAAAAAATGATGACAGAcattcatgcaaatggaaaaatgataataaacaaGATGCCAGCAGTAAAGAAGGAACACTTGGATGACTATGAAGCACCAATGGAAACTGATGAAGAGCATGTCAAgcgaacctgtgcctctgtgcCTGAACCTTTACATTTAAATCCCAGTTTGAAACATACCTTGGCACAATTCCATTTAAGTAGTCAGAGCTCTCTGGGTGGACCAGCAGCGTTTTCTGCTCGGTATTCCCAAGAAAGCATGTCACCTACTGTATTTCTGCCTCTTCCATCTCCTCAGGTTCTTCCTGGTCCACTACTTATCCCTTCTGATAGCTCCACAGAACTCACCCAGACTGTGTTGGAAGGGGAGTCTATTTCTTGTTTTCAGGTTGGAGGAGAAAAGAGACTTTGTTTGCCCCAAGTTTTAAATTCAGTTCTTCGAGAATTTTCACTCCAGCAAATAAATACAGTGTGTGATGAATTGTACATCTATTGTTCGAGGTGTACATCAGACCAACTTCATATCTTAAAAGTTCTGGGAATACTTCCATTCAATGCCCCATCTTGTGGGCTGATCACATTAACTGATGCCCAAAGACTATGTAACGCTTTATTGAGGCCACGCACTTTCCCTCAAAATGGTAGTATACTTCCTGCTAAAAACTCATTGGCCCAGTTAAAGGAAACTGGCAGTGCCTTTGAAGTGGAACATGAATGCCTGGGCAAATGTCAGGGTTTATTTGCACCCCAATTTTATGTTCAGCCTGATGCTCCATGTATTCAGTGTCTGGAGTGCTGTGGAATGTTTGCACCCCAGACGTTTGTGATGCATTCTCACAGATCACCCGACAAAAGGACTTGCCACTGGGGCTTTGAATCAGCCAAATGGCATTGCTATCTTCATGTGAACCAAAAATACTTGGGGACGcctgaagaaaagaaactgaagataattttagaagaaatgaaggagaaatttaGCATGAGGAATGGGAAGAGAACTCAATCcaag ATAGATGCATCACCAGGAATGGAATTACAGTCATGGTATCCAGTTATAAAGCAGGAAGGTGACCATGTTTCTCAGACACATTCATTTTTACATCCCAG CTACTACTTATACATGTGTGATAAAGTGGTTGCCCCAAATGTTTCGCTTACTTCTGCTGTATCCCAGCCTAAAGAGGTCACAAAGACAGAAGCAAGTAGATCCATACCAAGACAGTCAGAGAAGCCTCACAGTAGTGGGAAGCATCCAAAAACAGTGTCTTATCCAGATGTCTCACTGGAGGAACAggaaaaaatggatttaaaaacaaatagagaaTTATATAGTCGCTTAG ATCCATCAGTCTCAAATAATTCTACAAGTAAAAAGAAACCTGAGTCTACTACTTGCTGTTTAGCCAGAGACGCAAGCAAGGCTGGAAATGACTGTGATGCTGCAGCTTCATCTCCACTTCTTGTCAAAGATGTCATTTGTGAGGATGATAAGGGAAAAATCATGGAAGAAGTAATGAGAACTTAtgtaaaacaacaggaaaaactGAACTCAATTTTGCAGAAGAAGCAACAACTTCAGATG GAAGTTGAAATGTTGAGTAGTTCAAAAGCTATGAAGGAACTCACTGAAGAACAGCAGAATTTACAGAAAGAGCTTGAATCTTTGCAGAATGAACATGCTCAAAGAATGGAAGAATTTTACGTTGAACAGaaagatttagagaaaaaattaGAGCAG CTGGCAGAACTGAGACAGAGGTTGGACCACGCTGAGGCTGACAGGCAAGAGCTCCAAGATGAACTTAGACAGGAACGGGAGGCAAGACAGAAGTTAGAGATGATGATAAAAGAGCTAAAGCTGCAAATTTTGAAATCATCAAAGACTGCTAAAGAATAG